The Montipora capricornis isolate CH-2021 chromosome 6, ASM3666992v2, whole genome shotgun sequence genome has a window encoding:
- the LOC138054069 gene encoding uncharacterized protein, protein MFYRYCRKKDQEDNVLCPLQEDSHKHKCKEERARARALCDDKHLAEELQNIEDVFVANGYPRETVRRFMDPRPQQTDKREQEEQEDRGVVTITYLKGVSEQFWRTANRHSFRVAFKPGRKIKEIKRKCQEPLGERQKCVVYKIPCACQNTVYVGETWRLFQTRKKEHMHKVRLTNEDLRKGNTLSAEKRIGKEDGGLAR, encoded by the coding sequence ATGTTTTACCGGTACTGTAGAAAGAAAGACCAAGAAGATAATGTACTCTGTCCATTACAAGAAGACTCACACAAACATAAATGTAAAGAAGAGAGGGCGAGAGCGAGGGCTTTATGTGATGACAAACACCTAGCGGAGGAACTACAAAACATCGAGGATGTGTTTGTAGCGAATGGGTACCCCAGAGAAACCGTGAGACGATTTATGGATCCAAGACCTCAACAGACAGACAAAAGAGAGCAAGAAGAACAAGAGGACCGTGGAGTCGTGACTATAACATATTTAAAAGGGGTGTCTGAACAGTTCTGGAGAACTGCTAACCGGCACTCCTTTCGAGTTGCTTTCAAACCTGGAAGAAagataaaagaaattaaacgcAAGTGTCAAGAACCACTTGGTGAAAGGCAGAAATGCGTTGTATACAAGATTCCTTGTGCTTGCCAGAATACTGTGTATGTGGGAGAAACATGGCGCCTCTTCCAGACAAGGAAGAAAGAACACATGCATAAAGTCAGACTAACAAATGAAGACCTTCGTAAAGGAAACACTCTGTCAGCCGAAAAACGAATAGGAAAAGAGGATGGAGGCCTAGCACGATAG
- the LOC138054070 gene encoding uncharacterized protein, with protein sequence MTLYRTHIKKITRTQLRHLRQILGIHWQDRVPDVEVLRRANTPSAEALITASQLRWAGHVRRMSDSRLPKAVLYGELTEGKRKQGGQKLRFKDVLKRHMKNTEICPDTWEEAASNRSNWRASVRRSIGCIEGKRLVEYHRAHERRHTLAISTGHACCICGRLCR encoded by the coding sequence ATGACCCTCTACCGAACGCACATAAAGAAAATCACCAGAACTCAGCTACGGCACCTGCGTCAAATCCTAGGGATCCACTGGCAAGACAGAGTACCTGATGTCGAAGTACTGAGAAGAGCCAATACGCCTAGCGCAGAGGCACTCATCACGGCATCACAGCTACGTTGGGCTGGGCATGTCAGACGCATGTCTGACTCCAGACTCCCAAAAGCGGTCTTGTATGGAGAGCTCACTGAAGGAAAGAGGAAGCAAGGAGGACAGAAGCTCCGCTTCAAAGATGTACTAAAGAGACACATGAAGAACACAGAAATTTGCCCTGACACCTGGGAGGAAGCTGCCTCCAATAGAAGCAACTGGAGAGCATCGGTGAGGAGATCAATCGGATGCATAGAAGGGAAGCGTCTGGTGGAATATCATCGAGCCCATGAAAGAAGACACACTCTTGCAATATCAACCGGGCATGCATGCTGCATCTGTGGGCGTCTCTGCCGTTGA